DNA sequence from the Bacillus mesophilus genome:
AGGATTGACATGGCCGAAGCAATATGGTGGTCAGGAACGTACAGCACTAGAACGTTTTGTTGTTACTGAAGAGTTATTAGCTAGTGGCGCCCCTGTTGCAGCACATTGGTTTGCAGACCGCCAAACAGGCCCTCTTCTTTTGAAATATGGCACTGAAGAACAAAGACAGCGAATTCTTCCAGGTATCGCAAAAGGTGAAATATATTTTGCGATTGGATTAAGTGAGCCGAATTCTGGTTCAGATCTCGCCTCAGTATCAACTCGTGCCAAAAAGGTAGGAAATCGGTGGTTATTAAACGGAAGTAAAATATGGTCGAGTGGCGCCCATCATTGTCATTATATGGTTACACTTTGTCGTACTGAGGCATTGGGTGAAAAAAAGCATGAAGGCTTAAGTCAAATTTTGCTTGATCTACATGCACCTGGTGTGACGATACGTCCCATTCATTTAATGACGGGTGAACATCACTTTAATGAAGTGATTATGGAAGATGTCGAAGTAACAGAGGATATGATTATTGGTGAGGCTGGACAAGGCTGGAAACAGAGTTTAGCTGAACTTGCCTATGAACGTAGTGGTCCTGAGCGAATAATGAGTACATATCCTCTACTAGAAGAATTAGTTAAACAACTTTCTCATACATCAAGCGACCATGCAAAAGTAGCTGTAGGTAGATTAGTAGCGAGATTATGGACACTTCGCCATATGTCATTAGGAGTAGCGGGATTGTTAGAGAAAGGATCCACTCCGGAAGTAGCGGCGGCATTGGTTAAAGATTTGGGTACAGAATATGAGAACGAGGTAATCAAAGTGGCACGTCTGCTAATACCTAGTCAACCATCCGTGTCGGCAGAGACTCCATTTGATGCTTTATTAGCACAGGCTATCTTACACTCTCCAGGTTTTACTTTACGTGGAGGAACGACTGAGATTTTACGTGGCATTATTGCAAGGGGGTTAGGTGTGCGATGAGTGAAATACGTTCTATGCTTGAAGAAACGGTAGGGAAGTTATTGAAGGATTATTGTACGAAAGAGTTGATCACCGAAGCAGAAAAAGGAGTATTTCCAAGAGATTTATGGGCTACTCTTACTGAATTAGGAATAACATCTGTAGGAATCGAGGAGAATCAAGGCGGTGCAGGTGGGGATTTAGGTGACTTTTTGTCACTTATAAAATTGGCGGGATTCTTTGCTACTCCTGTTCCATTAGCAGAACACGTTTTATCTAATTGGCTTTTAAGCTCTGCTGGTTTACCTGTATCTAATAAAATTTCCACGTTTTCTCAAGAAATACATAAGGACCCTATTACATTTAATTTGAGTGAAGAAGGTTGGATACTTACTGGTAGAGCTAGTTTTGTTCCGTGGGGAAGAGATGCAGATAACGTAATTGTTGTAGGAACCACTTCAGATGAAACAATGTTGCTGGCAAGTGTTCCTTTGATGGATTGCGAGATTAAGCAAAAAAATAGTCTTGCTGGAGAACCTAGGGATGAGGTCACTTTATCAAGTGTTCTGCTACCGAAGGACAAGACTGTAATGGTAGAGTTAGAGCTTATTGAAAAGCTAACACTTATATCGACGTTAACCAGGGTAATGCTTATGACAGGAGCGATTGAAAGAATTTTAGAATTAACGGTAGCTTATTCTAAAGAAAGAATTCAGTTTGGCAGACCCATAAGTAAATTCCAAGCGATTCAACAGCAATTGGCAGTTTTAGCTGGAGAAGCAACAGCTTCCATGGCGGTAGCTGATTATATGATCAATAATGTCGATACTAAGCTACAAGTAGACGAAGTAGCAATGGCTAAAATTCAATTAGGTGATGCAGCCGAAGTAGTTTCACGTATTGCTCATCAAGTTCATGCTGCAATGGGCTTTACAGATGAACATCCGCTTCATCAAAGTACTAGACGCGTATGGGCATGGAGAGATGAGTTTGGAAATGAAACGACATGGGCTTTAACCCTAGGTGAGAAGATCTTGGAAACATCATCGAATAGATTATGGCCTTATATCACGAGTTTAAAAGGATAGGATAGGAATGACCTAAAAATATTTAGGTCATTTCTCATATTTAGATTATAGTAGTTATTAAGACTTTGTAAATTTCTACTTCTTACCAAAAGCGATATAGCCAAGGCTTAGTATTATTTGTATAATTGTTATAATATTAAAAATACAGGGGTATAACTGATGGTCATTACTAGACTACTAGAAAATAAAACAATTAATTTTAAGTCTCTCTTTAACCTTTTAGAGGATATGGTTTTTGTTATTAAAGTGGAAGCTAATGAAATATACCGTTGTATTGAAGTAAATGAAGCCTATCTTAAAGGAACTGGTCTACAAAAGGAACAGTTATTGTCTAAAAGTGTTGATGATATTGTATCACCCGAAGACTCTTATAAGATTAAGGAGAGATACAGGGCATCTATTCATTCAAAGAACTCCTTAACCTATGAAGAATCAATGACCCTTAATGGAGTTTATAAAACCTTTGAAACAACCATTTTGCCTGTGTTTGATGAAAACACACACTGTAGTTTTATTATAGGAATAGCCCGTGATATTAGTAAAAGAAAATACTATCAAGAAGAACAGAATCGGACGAAGGAAAAATTTCAAAAGGTCATCCATCATCAGCAAGGCCTAATTTTTAGTGTGGAAAAGGTAGATCATGACTATTTCTATACTCTATTTGATGGGCAACTTATTAAGCAGTTTTATCAGCTTCCTTCACAAGTTGTTGGAAAAAGACCTCAGGATATAATGGAAACAGAAAAAGCTAATGTAATAATTGACCATTACAATCACTGTTGGTATCGACAGGAAAAGGTTGTATTTGAAGAAACCGATCAAAACAATCTTATTCTACTAACTGTAATCAATCCCGTAATTGAACAAGGAAAAACAACTAGCATTATTGGTTCTACGATAGATATTACTGAGAAAAGAAAAACTGAAGAAGCTTTGGTCAAAACTGAAAAGCTCTCATTATTAGGGGAGCTCTCAGCAGGGATTGGACATGAAATAAGAAATCCACTGACGACGATAAAAGGCTTTATTAAGATGATGAAAGAAGATCGAATGCATATTAAACCAGAATTTCTGGATGTTATTTCATCAGAGGTTGAAAGCATAGATAGAATTGCAGGGGAGCTTATGATGTTAGCTAAGCCTCAGGCACTCCAAACAAATACGTTTAATATTGTGAATCTTCTTCAGGATGTTTTGTTTTTAATGGAGTCACAGGCATTTACACAAGGGGTAACACTGGAAATTACGACAATTAGCCCAGATATTTATATAAATGGTGACCAGAACCAAGTAAAGCAAGTGTTTTTTAATTTGATAAAAAACTCAATCGAATCAATGGAAGTGAATACAAAAGGGAAAGTACAAATTATATGTGATCATACGCACTCTGAAGTAGTCATTAAAGTAATTGATGAGGGCTGTGGAATTACAAGTGAGAAGATTAAGAGCATAGGTGAACCGTTTTATACAACAAAGACAAAAGGAAACGGGTTAGGTTTAATGATTACTCAGAGAATTATAAGAAATCATAATGGGTCATTACATTGTGAAAGTGAGGTAGGAAAAGGAACTACCTTTACCATCAGCTTTCCTATTATTGAGTAATAAATACAATATTAACTACTGTCAAGCCAACCTCCTTCTGAGCGATCGAAAAGGGGAGTGGCTTTTTTAAAGAGATATGTAAGCTTGCTTGATCAAAAGAATACTTTTAGAATTTAGATATCGTAAAAAAATAAATGGTAGCCGTTTTTTTAAGAGGCCCTGAGCACATTCGTTTGAAAGAGTGTATCTAGCATAGTTAGAAAAAAACCGGAACCAAAAGGAGATTAACCATGAAACTATTTATCTCAGCAGATATTGAAGGGATTTCTGGAGTTGCTACTGGTCAACAGTTAAAAACTCCTAGTGAATACCAACGTTTTCGTAAATTAATGACGCAGGATGTAAACGCTGCAATTGAAGGGGCGTTTAACGGAGGAGCAAAAGAGGTAGTAGTGGCAGACGGACATGGAAACATGTCTAATATCTTTATTGAAGATTTAGATTCCAGAGCAACTCTTGTTCAAGGAAGTAATCGAGTTATGTGTCAATTAGAAGGTTTAGATGACAGTTTTGCTGGAATTCTTTTCGTCGGACACCATGGGCGTGAAGGTGGATCGGAACGAGCAGTAATTAGCCATACTTTAGCTGGTATTTGTGTAAATGAAATGAAAATTAACGGTAAAGTAGTCGGTGAAACCGAAATGAATGCCATGGTTGCGGGACAGTTTAGTGTACCAACTGTTTTTATCTCAGGTGATGATGCATACGTTGCAGAAGTTCAAGAAACTTTACCAGATGTCGAGGCAGCAATTGTAAAAAGGGGAATAGATCGTTTTTCAGCAGAGTTACTGCACCCTGAAAAAGCACATAAGCTAATCAGAGAAAAAGTAGAAGCAGCGGTAAGACGTATAGACCAATTTAGTCCATTAAAGGTAGAGGGTCCTGTTACATTTGAGATTGAAATGAAAGGACCAAATCAAGCACTTATGACAACAACGATTCCAAC
Encoded proteins:
- a CDS encoding acyl-CoA dehydrogenase family protein, yielding MSEIRSMLEETVGKLLKDYCTKELITEAEKGVFPRDLWATLTELGITSVGIEENQGGAGGDLGDFLSLIKLAGFFATPVPLAEHVLSNWLLSSAGLPVSNKISTFSQEIHKDPITFNLSEEGWILTGRASFVPWGRDADNVIVVGTTSDETMLLASVPLMDCEIKQKNSLAGEPRDEVTLSSVLLPKDKTVMVELELIEKLTLISTLTRVMLMTGAIERILELTVAYSKERIQFGRPISKFQAIQQQLAVLAGEATASMAVADYMINNVDTKLQVDEVAMAKIQLGDAAEVVSRIAHQVHAAMGFTDEHPLHQSTRRVWAWRDEFGNETTWALTLGEKILETSSNRLWPYITSLKG
- a CDS encoding acyl-CoA dehydrogenase family protein, producing MKQLKLPSIDLPESAITLQQEVREFLIKEREQGNFEPKCDSWLGGYSAEFSRKIGEQGWLGLTWPKQYGGQERTALERFVVTEELLASGAPVAAHWFADRQTGPLLLKYGTEEQRQRILPGIAKGEIYFAIGLSEPNSGSDLASVSTRAKKVGNRWLLNGSKIWSSGAHHCHYMVTLCRTEALGEKKHEGLSQILLDLHAPGVTIRPIHLMTGEHHFNEVIMEDVEVTEDMIIGEAGQGWKQSLAELAYERSGPERIMSTYPLLEELVKQLSHTSSDHAKVAVGRLVARLWTLRHMSLGVAGLLEKGSTPEVAAALVKDLGTEYENEVIKVARLLIPSQPSVSAETPFDALLAQAILHSPGFTLRGGTTEILRGIIARGLGVR
- a CDS encoding ATP-binding protein, whose protein sequence is MVITRLLENKTINFKSLFNLLEDMVFVIKVEANEIYRCIEVNEAYLKGTGLQKEQLLSKSVDDIVSPEDSYKIKERYRASIHSKNSLTYEESMTLNGVYKTFETTILPVFDENTHCSFIIGIARDISKRKYYQEEQNRTKEKFQKVIHHQQGLIFSVEKVDHDYFYTLFDGQLIKQFYQLPSQVVGKRPQDIMETEKANVIIDHYNHCWYRQEKVVFEETDQNNLILLTVINPVIEQGKTTSIIGSTIDITEKRKTEEALVKTEKLSLLGELSAGIGHEIRNPLTTIKGFIKMMKEDRMHIKPEFLDVISSEVESIDRIAGELMMLAKPQALQTNTFNIVNLLQDVLFLMESQAFTQGVTLEITTISPDIYINGDQNQVKQVFFNLIKNSIESMEVNTKGKVQIICDHTHSEVVIKVIDEGCGITSEKIKSIGEPFYTTKTKGNGLGLMITQRIIRNHNGSLHCESEVGKGTTFTISFPIIE
- a CDS encoding M55 family metallopeptidase, producing MKLFISADIEGISGVATGQQLKTPSEYQRFRKLMTQDVNAAIEGAFNGGAKEVVVADGHGNMSNIFIEDLDSRATLVQGSNRVMCQLEGLDDSFAGILFVGHHGREGGSERAVISHTLAGICVNEMKINGKVVGETEMNAMVAGQFSVPTVFISGDDAYVAEVQETLPDVEAAIVKRGIDRFSAELLHPEKAHKLIREKVEAAVRRIDQFSPLKVEGPVTFEIEMKGPNQALMTTTIPTVTLVGPKTIRFTCDDMVTAYKHMWGCVIIAMTATNGVLGQVNA